tcgtgtaaataagtgtcagTTTATACTTAAACTATATATagactacaaaatagaatgacatatatattatgaagtattagaacataataaaaatatagataacaaacatataatgtgtgttcattttagtattcaacaagtttctttcaatttattgaaaaaaataataatatgcaaaatgaaatttatctatattttgTGTAAGATTCCACATCGCTCAGgggtgaggatcctgtaagccttatatatatattctcatctctacccagcacgaggccttttgggagctcactggcttcgggttccatcgaaactccgaagttaagcgagttcttGCGAGAGCAATCCaatgatggatgacccactgagaagttctcgtgtgagttcccaaaaacaaaaccgtgagggcgtggttgggacccaaagcggacaatattgtgctacggtggagtcgagcctggaATGTGATGAGGCCCCGAGCCAAGACGTGACATTAGTTGGGTGCCTAGGCGGGTCTGGGCGGGCTAGGGGGGCACCTCAGCAGGTCTAGacgtcatttcttaattttcaaacgtctaGGTATTAATTGAGGCGATAGCCAGCCGCTTAAGCGGCTAGGCAGAACCTAAGCGGCGCTAAAcagagatttttagaacagttaCTAAATATTACATGAGAGATTGAATCCTAATCACAAGTGTAAGAGTAAATATTAGACACTCTTCACCAAGTGAAAATAATAACCTTTCCTCCTTATACGCAAAAATATCAAGAGATAGGAGAATTAATTTCTGAGTGTGGAATGATGATCACGTTCAATCAATTGAACTATTCGTTGtgcatatcaaatataaattaagagaaattatattcacacaccttAAATTACTTCTTTTAtatcttttatatattttttaatattttaatattttatacaCATCACTAACACttaatagaaaaatattaaaaatatgtaAAAGAAGTAATTTAAAATGTATGAATATAATCTCCCTACATTAACTCTGAGGGAAGAGGGAAGGGATGGACATCAGAGTCCTTCTCTTTCACATCGATGCATATTATACATAGCCTTATTATTAGATAATACAAATACACACCTGTTTAACCCCTTAAATACACTTCAACGCACATACAGCAGTTAAATTCACTCCACATACACATAGGGTAAATAGCACTCAATTTTCTCAACCTCTCTCCTTCACACATgtgttttttatattatataaatataaaaagagATAAAAAACAAGAAGGGCAACAAAGACAGGACAAAGGAGCTCTCTGGTTTTTGCAGTGGTGACCACCTTTTTACCACTTATTTACTAACTTTGACTCCTCTTTTTACTCACTAGCCTGCTCACCCCTACCTCTATCTGTCATCCTCTCTAATACCTACATGTTTCATTCCTCCtaacttttttatttcttcaatttggtTATTTGTTTTAGAAACATATGATGAATTCTAAAAACGTTTTCGTGCACTTATATAGAATTTAGTGtaagatgattttttattttagaatgCTAATACGTTGCCTTAAGGTTCTTGATTTTCAAGGAGTAATTTTTCGGTTATGTGGCAACACCGCAACCCACTTAGTCGTGTTATGATATATGTATCTATTTAttaataaatattatattatattttcaatcatttttcattttacttatattataacacgtaaATTAATATTACAATGATATTCTCCTCATCAATATCTCAAATGGAAAGGTATCATTTTCGGATTCCTTCCACATAATCCTCTTCATCAAATAATCCGGGTTCTTTAAATTTGATTAaacggttaaaattattataacttttcaAATAAACTCCTATTATTaatcgtttgatcaaatttcaaaaatttaaaTTGTTTGATAAGAATGATTAGATAGAAGATAATCAGAAATAATCAATTTCCATctcaaaataccaaaaaatacAGGACATAAAACACACTCtagttctctctccctctctctctctagctccatctttctctccctctctctctttctcgagCCCCTAGCTACTTTCCCTCCTCCTAGGGTTCTGCCTGACCCATACTCTGTcatctactctctctctctctctctctctgtgcataCATGGTTAACTAATCGTATGTTGGTAAAGGTTACCTGGTTAAGGGAACTAGAGGAGATAAAAATCTCTCCTTGAAACTACAAACCTCTCTCTGCTCAACGGTCCTTTTTCGCAGAACAATTAAATATTTCCTtcccaaaacacaaaaataagataaataaaataaaacactcTCCCCTGCTCTGCtgcaccatctctctctctctctctgttttctgTGCTAAGAAACGAACTGGATTTCTGCTCTCAGATGGCTGCATTTCtaattttctctcaaaattctCCAAAAGCTATTTTTTAACATAAAATTTCTCTTAAAATTCCTATTTCTTAGAAGCAGATtgtccattttctttttcaaaaatccaCAAGAATCTTCCAAAAACTCACCTTTATCACTTTTACACCATTTTTTACCTCCTAAAAGCAGAAAGTCTCCACCTttagcgagagagagagagagagagagatggggggATGTGTTGCTTCCAAGctagaggaagaaggaggagttGTGACaatttgtagagagagaaaacgGCAGCTGAAGCTGGCGGTGGAGAAAAGATACGCCCTTGCGGAGGCGCACTGTAAGTACGGCCATGCTTTGTTTGCGGTGGCTGCCGCCGTGGACTTCTTTGTTGCAGGCTATTCTTCCCCTCCTAAACCTTACCTCATCACATTTTCGCCTCACTCTCCTCCTCCTCAGCCGCCGGAGTCGGCGGCTCCGCTTCCGATCACTGAGAATGTGATAACCAACCCAATGTTTCTTCAGCAGAGACCGTCTGAGTCGACCCATGAAGCCATTGCTTGTCACTCATGTGGTTCTTCAACATCCTCCGACTCCTctgaggaggagagagaagaagaggagcAAAAAACAGACGTGAGAGAAGAAGAACAGGGATGTGGGTACTTTTATATGCAAATGCCACCAGCAATGCCGTCACCACAGAGAGACTTTGGGTGGGATTTCTTCAACCCTTTCGACGCCGTGAGGCCGGAGGTCATAAGCGGGTACAGGCGGAGCTCCGACGAGGATTTAAGGGTGGTGAGGGAGGAGGAAGGGATACCTGAGCTggaagaggaagaaggggaGAGTCAGAGAGAAGAAGAGCAGGAAGAAAACCAGGCGGTGGTGGTGGAAGAAAAAGGCAGCGGAGAACAGCGCGACGGCGGAGCTGAGGTGGTGAAGGTGGTTGATGAGGCGGCTAATGCGAGGGAGGGGGAGCAAAAAGGGCTTGCTGTGATTGATACACCAGCTGAAGGGAGGGAGCTTCTGGAAGCACTGAAGGACATTGTGGACCTTTTCTCTAGGGCTTCTGATTCTGCAAAGGATGTGTCCAGGATGCTTGATGCTAATAAATTGCAAATGCAGTCTGGTTTGGAGGAAATTAAAGGTGGGTTCTTttcaaaacttgaaaattttaactatattttttttaatcttaatttattttctatgtTGCTGAACAATTTCTAAGCTGAACTGCAAAGGGTTTTGGTgataaacatttttttcttgtcaaacgatagatttgttagattagagagCTGTAGTTCTAACTTCGAACCCACGCTGTGGTGCAATGAAAACGCTCATCTCTTCTAGTGTGCTAGAGGGCCAATTGCTTTGTGACAAATGTTGGTGTATTTAATTTATGCTTAatatctttgtttttattttaatttttagtaatttttcttttcacttgaaGGTCTTCGATTTGATTCCCGCTAAAGGctatttgaaccacattattgctagtctattgtgaggtTTAGCCCACTCTCCCACTCTTTAGTGTCAAATATCGATTgttcaaaacatttttaatctttttgggttcttgacccttttgtgaattcttttgGATTCAGAGTGTTGATATGTTTGCAGCTGCCTAGACTAACTAAATAACCTAAATTCACTTTTCTTTCAACTTTATTGAACTAATAGAAAGTTTGCCAAAAAGAATTTTCCATTCACTTCTAACTATTTTTTTAGTTGCATCATTctctttctcccatcttctgAAAAGATCAATTGTGGGGCTCTAGTCTTTATGTTTGTTTAGCAAATATTGCATATTCTGTGTAGGGAGCTTTTATTGGCGTTCCAAAATAGTCATTCAATACCCCACCCGGCTCACGACGGAAGAGTGTtttagagtgtcaataacaattcccttgcATGGCTCCATTTTTACTTAAATACCCAAAACCTTTCTCCCAAATTGCTGCAGACTGATCAAGGATTTGGGTTGTGGACCTCAACATCATTTCTTTTTCTCAAAGAGTTGGAATATTGTTGCACATGTACTTATTTTTCATGTAAGGGGAGGGAAAAACTTGATTCTTTACAAATAAGGAGTCATTATCTATTGCAAACAAATCATAGTGTGACATGTGTGCAAAAGCTAGCTTTCCTTTTGTGATTTGAATGAGTTACGTTTGCACGTGTCAACTGGGATTTTCATGAATGGAGGAATGACGTGTAACATGTAAAGAGTCAAACACTGTTTGTCTAATAAACACTTGTTTTCATAGCAATAATGAGTCTCTTACTTTGTTTCTTATCCATATGAAGCTAATAATTCTACACTTGTCCTATTTCAATGCAGAGAACTCAACAAAGCTAATTCAAGCTATAACATGGCATAACTCAACGTCATCGTCTAAGCTTTCGTCGTGCAAGAGTCTCGTGGCATCCAGATCTAAGGGTTCGTCAACATGGACGGAATTTAACAATGATCTTTTCAATGATTATGGAGGAATGGATTCAGGAAGTCATTCACTTACTCTAGAAAGGCTATATGCCTGGGAAAAGAAGCTCTATGAAGAAGTTAAGGTAATATTTTCGCACCGTCTCCATTAGTGAACTACTTCCTTAATTTTACTAATGTGGTTTGATTGCTTAACATTTGCATTGCTTCTAGGCCGGAGATATGACAAGGAAACTGTATGAGAAAAAATGTTCGCGACTTAAACACCACGACATAGGAGACAACGAGACCATGGACAAAACTCGAGCTGCAGTGAAGGATTTATATGCCAGGATCTTAATTGCAATTCGGAGTGCTGAGTCAATTTCCAAGAGAATCCAGATACTGAGAGATGAAGAACTGCAGCCTCAAATTGTTGAGCTGTTGAAAGGGTATGGAAGTCTAACAGATTGAACTTAAGCAGTCGTCCAAATTAGTTTCATTGCGGGTTTCATCAGTTTACATTTTCCTTGTATCTTGTGCAGCTTAATGCGCACCTGGAAAATTATGTTGGAATCTCATGAAACCCAACACAAGATCCTTTCTGAGGTGAAATCTTTTGCCAGCTCTGCATATGGAAAGTTCAGCAACATCTCTCACATGCGTGCAACGCTTCAGCTCCTCGCTGAGCTTCAGAATTGGCATGCATGCTTTAAGGAGTACGTCGCTGCACAAAAAGCATATGTTGGAACTCTCCATGGTTGGCTAACCAAGTTCGTGGTCCCTGAAGAAAACTTCTACTCGGGGAGCAGGAGTTCAGCTGCGCCGTTTGGCGTCAGTGGCCCCCCGTTGCTCATTATCTGCCATGATTGGTTATCTTCCCTGGAGAAATTACCTGATACTTTGGTGACCATTGCCTTGAGAAGCTTTACAAAGGACGTGAGGGCTCTGTTGAATCAGCAAGGGGAAGAGcagaaacaaaaaaggaaagttgACAGCCTAGGCAAAGAGCTCGACCGAAGAGTTTGTGCATTCCAGAAGACAGAGAGCAGGTGTCTGGAGCCAAAGCTCACAGAACAGAAATGCGAGACAGATATGGAACATAAGACGGAGTCCATGACAGAGAAGAAGGAGCAGATAGACATGTTCAGAAGAAAGGTGGACATGGAGAGGGAAAAACACCAAAATTACATTGAGGAAACTCAAAGGATCACATTGAACGGAATCCAGACTGGGTTTTGTTCAGTTTTCGAGTCCTTAGCGGAGTTTTCCAGGGCTTCACAGAAACTGTACAGCGATCTCGTGACTTGCAGTGAAAATGCAGATAAAGCTGGGAACCCCGCGTATATAGAAGGCGGCATCAAGGATGACAAAAACAGCAGCAGGTGACATGAGGCGTTTGAGAATCTGAATTGGTGAATTGTGTATTTGTATTTGTGTACATATATTGTGTCAAAGCAGCTCGCTGAGACACaattatttaagtttttagggTGATGGTGTCGTAGCGAAGTAGCGACGAATTTCTGAATGTTGCTACAATTATTTAAGTTTGTAGGGTTGGTGGTGTTGTAGCAAGTAGCAACTCTCATGGTAGACTTCTTTGGTTCCAAATGAACAGATTTTTCTCCAAAGTTTGATGCTGTTCTGACTTCTCAGAACATCAAAATTGCGTAATTTCTACTCGCAGGTGGTTGCGCAGGAGAGAAACTTAAGTGCAATCGGATTTTGCCGGTTGTGGAGGGGTTTGTAAGGAATCCAAGATAGTCGTGGTGTGCGAGTCGATTTTTATGGTGTGCAAGGACATGTTACCCTCAGTACAAGCTAATATTAATTAGCATGCGGGGACGTGAGATAAAGCCCAACGAGGCAATTAGGGGGTGTGAATCAATAATCGTTTGTGGCTTACTTAAGAATTACGTGATATGGGGAAGGTGAAGCTTGGTTCCCAAGCATCACTATTGTATAAGCTAAGGATTAACTTAATCAAAGGGACGTAAGCAAGCAATACTATGAAAAACACGCAGCACGCATTGACTTGAGTGTTGGAGTGTCTTTTGCAAGTACACTAACGTTATAgttcgtaaaaaaaaaatatttaacaaattttaaatattttagtaTGTTACTATACAATCTCTTTTAATATTTCATTGTTAATCAACCcttgacagaaaaaaaaaaatcaacacacCTCTTAGGAGAGAGTGAGTtttagtagttttttttttaatatttaagttttGTTAGTAAAATACAGAACGGTTAAGCACTTGAAAAAAACGTGTGTATTATTCGACAATTTGCTAAATTAATACTTTGCAAATtcggaaattttattttttaaattatttatttattattatttattcaaTAATATGTTTAAAATACAGGTGTAAAGTGTGaatattaaatatattattgaaaaatgtgtgaaaataacATGTTTTAATGTGAAAAATACGTATAcaattgttgaccctaaaaattaTTTAGCCTATGTGGCGCTCAAGCCAAAtagctaatgagctaactacgtccttcgttTGAATGATGCATGCCAACGCGACGATCGAGCTCGTTCGGTGAGTGAATGAATGCGGCGGTGGTGGTGTCGAACGCGTTGCGGGCTTTTGTATCTTATGATTGCGGTTGAGAAAGGAACTCATCTCGGCCTACGGGTTCTAGAACCTGAAGACTAGGTTGCTAGTCTTTGCGAAGTTTCATCTGCATAGGGTTTGGCCACTTCAATTATATTTCTGCAAATATAAGTGCGCCAAATATGTACCAGATTGTAcggacacaaatactcaaaggaGATAAGTGCCTTAATTGTATATGTGGTTTGGCTGTCGAAGTGTCGAACTCTAAAATGTACCTTATGAACATCCAACTATAAAACGGGTTCAACTTTCAATATGCCAAACAATGTAACATGATAACACATCACTTCGCTAAAAAAGCTAATGGAGTGACCTCTTCCAACAACGACTCAAAGAACCCTTGTTGATAGATACTTGGATAGGTAGTCAACTGAACTTGAAGTAGTGTCGTCTGATGCAAACTTTAAGATACTCCACAACCGTGTGACTCTACGGTGCCAAGGTGTCCAATACAAACTCTAAGATGTCACTGGTTGCCAAGCACACTGTTGTCCAATACAAACTGTAAGATGTGTTTGACGAAGTTAGGGAGGTGCAAAAGCTAATGGAGTGACCTCTTCCAACGACTCAAAGAACCCTTGTTGAtaaagacttggataggtagtCAACTGAACTTGAAGTAGTGTCGTCCGATGCAAACTTTAAAATACTCCACGACCGTGTGACTCTACGGTGCCAATGTGTCCAATACAAACTCTAAGATGTCGCCGGTTGCCAAGCACACTGTTGTCCAATACAAATTGTAAGATGTGTTTGACAAAGTTAGGGAGGTAAATGAGAGGGTTTCGGGTAGACCGAAAAATTGCGCAGGGCAAATTTCTGTGTTGCGTTGAAGGTCCTTTGAATGTTGTAAACCCTATTTGATTTATTGAAGTGATCCTCACCTAGAGTCCCACTCGGACTAAAACTCCTTAGCGTGTCTTGATCCAATAACGAAaaacaaaagttcaaaaaaaaaaaaaagcataaataTATTTAGCCC
This genomic interval from Malus domestica chromosome 05, GDT2T_hap1 contains the following:
- the LOC103410601 gene encoding protein ALTERED PHOSPHATE STARVATION RESPONSE 1-like encodes the protein MGGCVASKLEEEGGVVTICRERKRQLKLAVEKRYALAEAHCKYGHALFAVAAAVDFFVAGYSSPPKPYLITFSPHSPPPQPPESAAPLPITENVITNPMFLQQRPSESTHEAIACHSCGSSTSSDSSEEEREEEEQKTDVREEEQGCGYFYMQMPPAMPSPQRDFGWDFFNPFDAVRPEVISGYRRSSDEDLRVVREEEGIPELEEEEGESQREEEQEENQAVVVEEKGSGEQRDGGAEVVKVVDEAANAREGEQKGLAVIDTPAEGRELLEALKDIVDLFSRASDSAKDVSRMLDANKLQMQSGLEEIKENSTKLIQAITWHNSTSSSKLSSCKSLVASRSKGSSTWTEFNNDLFNDYGGMDSGSHSLTLERLYAWEKKLYEEVKAGDMTRKLYEKKCSRLKHHDIGDNETMDKTRAAVKDLYARILIAIRSAESISKRIQILRDEELQPQIVELLKGLMRTWKIMLESHETQHKILSEVKSFASSAYGKFSNISHMRATLQLLAELQNWHACFKEYVAAQKAYVGTLHGWLTKFVVPEENFYSGSRSSAAPFGVSGPPLLIICHDWLSSLEKLPDTLVTIALRSFTKDVRALLNQQGEEQKQKRKVDSLGKELDRRVCAFQKTESRCLEPKLTEQKCETDMEHKTESMTEKKEQIDMFRRKVDMEREKHQNYIEETQRITLNGIQTGFCSVFESLAEFSRASQKLYSDLVTCSENADKAGNPAYIEGGIKDDKNSSR